A single genomic interval of Streptomyces sp. NBC_00663 harbors:
- a CDS encoding SulP family inorganic anion transporter: protein MRVLRDGVHKADLFASLVVFLVALPLCVGVAIASGVPAELGLVTGIVGGLVAGVLPGSSLQVSGPAAGLTVLVYEAVHRYGIAALGVLVFGAGLVQLGLGVLRLGRWFRAVSVAVVQGMLAGIGLVLVAGQVYALGDVTAPGGGLAKLSGLVSLPALLDPVALSVGGATVVVLLLWPRWQRGARLVPAPLVAVGLAAAVTGVFGLEVWRVEVRGLLDAVRLPEAADVGRLTEVGVLGTVVAFALIASAESLFSAAAEDRLHDGRRTDYDRELIAQGAGNAVCGVLGALPMTAVIVRSAANVQAGARTKASRVLHGVWLLLFTVVVPGVLGVIPVAALAALLVHAGCKLVPVREVRVLWRGHRGEVVVLVVTATAIVVGDLFEGVLVGLALAVAKTAWDASHVHVETEDRGEAGLVVRVLGHATFLRLPKLLDALEALPRDREVRLELGGLRHLDHACAAALEGWAAGRGQALMATNSFTS, encoded by the coding sequence CGATCTGTTCGCTTCCCTCGTCGTGTTTCTCGTGGCGCTGCCGCTGTGCGTAGGGGTCGCCATAGCCTCCGGTGTGCCCGCCGAGCTGGGGCTGGTGACCGGGATCGTCGGCGGGCTGGTCGCCGGGGTGCTGCCTGGCAGCAGCCTCCAGGTGAGCGGGCCGGCGGCGGGACTGACGGTGCTGGTCTACGAGGCCGTGCACCGGTACGGGATCGCGGCGCTCGGGGTGCTGGTGTTCGGCGCCGGGCTGGTGCAGCTCGGGCTCGGGGTGCTGCGGCTCGGGCGGTGGTTCAGGGCGGTGTCCGTGGCGGTCGTGCAGGGGATGCTCGCCGGGATCGGACTGGTCCTGGTCGCCGGTCAGGTCTATGCGCTGGGCGACGTGACCGCGCCCGGGGGCGGGCTCGCCAAGCTTTCCGGGCTGGTGTCGCTGCCGGCGCTGCTGGATCCGGTGGCGTTGTCAGTGGGGGGTGCCACTGTTGTCGTACTGCTGCTGTGGCCGCGATGGCAGCGCGGGGCGCGCCTGGTGCCCGCGCCGCTGGTCGCGGTCGGCCTCGCGGCGGCGGTGACCGGGGTGTTCGGCCTGGAGGTGTGGCGGGTCGAGGTGCGGGGGCTGCTGGATGCCGTACGGCTGCCGGAGGCAGCGGATGTCGGCCGGCTGACGGAAGTCGGCGTGTTGGGGACGGTCGTCGCGTTCGCGCTGATCGCGTCGGCGGAGTCACTGTTCAGCGCGGCGGCGGAGGACCGCCTGCATGACGGGCGGCGTACGGACTACGACCGTGAGCTGATCGCGCAGGGCGCGGGCAACGCGGTGTGCGGGGTGCTCGGGGCGCTGCCGATGACCGCGGTGATCGTGCGGAGCGCCGCGAATGTTCAGGCGGGGGCTCGCACCAAGGCGTCCCGGGTGCTGCACGGGGTGTGGCTGCTGCTCTTCACGGTCGTCGTCCCCGGGGTGCTCGGGGTGATTCCGGTGGCGGCGCTGGCCGCGCTGCTGGTGCACGCCGGGTGCAAGCTCGTGCCGGTGCGGGAGGTGCGGGTGCTGTGGCGCGGGCATCGGGGGGAGGTGGTCGTGCTGGTGGTGACCGCGACGGCGATCGTCGTGGGCGATCTCTTCGAGGGGGTGTTGGTGGGGTTGGCGCTGGCGGTGGCGAAGACCGCGTGGGACGCCAGCCATGTGCATGTGGAGACCGAGGACCGTGGGGAGGCGGGGCTGGTCGTCCGGGTGCTGGGGCATGCGACGTTCCTGCGGCTGCCGAAGCTGCTCGACGCGTTGGAGGCCTTGCCTCGCGACCGGGAGGTACGGCTGGAGCTGGGCGGGCTGCGGCATCTGGACCACGCCTGCGCGGCGGCCCTGGAGGGGTGGGCCGCCGGGCGGGGTCAGGCGTTGATGGCGACGAACAGCTTCACGTCGTAG
- a CDS encoding class I SAM-dependent methyltransferase, which yields MTTASSHTARAHSFNAAAAQYAANRPSYPPALFDAVEDLAGRPLTGARVADIGAGTGIATALLHARGADVLAVEPGDGMAAQFRHSHPDIPIVRGNGNTLPLADASVDLVTYAQAWHWTDPALAGAEAFRVLRPGGALALWWNTDAHDVPWIADASRRIERHFAVNVTAEQRNVGAHAVDPSGRLDLTQRTVRWSRRLPVDAHLANLGSHSIFLVADEEHTTAFLTEERRHLLEVFPDGIVEETYDVKLFVAINA from the coding sequence ATGACGACGGCCTCCTCGCACACCGCCCGTGCCCACTCCTTCAACGCCGCCGCAGCCCAGTACGCGGCGAACCGCCCCTCCTACCCGCCCGCTCTCTTCGACGCCGTCGAGGACCTCGCCGGCCGGCCCCTCACCGGCGCCCGCGTCGCGGACATCGGCGCCGGCACCGGTATCGCCACCGCCCTGCTGCACGCCCGCGGCGCCGACGTGCTCGCCGTCGAACCCGGTGACGGCATGGCCGCCCAGTTCCGCCACAGCCACCCCGACATACCGATCGTCCGCGGCAACGGCAACACCCTCCCCCTGGCCGACGCCTCCGTCGACCTCGTCACCTACGCCCAGGCCTGGCACTGGACCGACCCGGCCCTCGCCGGCGCCGAGGCATTCCGCGTGCTGCGCCCGGGCGGCGCGCTCGCGCTGTGGTGGAACACCGACGCCCACGACGTGCCATGGATCGCCGACGCCTCACGGCGGATCGAGCGCCACTTCGCCGTGAACGTCACCGCCGAGCAGCGGAACGTCGGCGCCCACGCTGTGGACCCCTCCGGCCGCCTCGACCTGACCCAGCGCACGGTCCGCTGGAGCCGCCGCCTCCCCGTCGACGCCCACCTGGCCAACCTCGGCAGCCACTCGATCTTCCTGGTCGCCGACGAGGAACACACCACGGCCTTCCTCACCGAGGAGCGCCGGCACCTGCTTGAGGTGTTCCCGGACGGAATCGTCGAGGAGACCTACGACGTGAAGCTGTTCGTCGCCATCAACGCCTGA
- a CDS encoding EamA/RhaT family transporter produces MSDEHGTQDSAGPATGPRPEPIRFFGTTWVDHTDGYTLRRVAAAAGSLAAAAVSCLVLRFAYEGLAIADIGSFVTLLMVVMFAICSALAFRHTWDGFTKRPDPDRQASLRGLLAIGFVGSLLAYFFRSLTEAPGEKLHREEYETALKQYEKRTTRRTGNPSKKRRRS; encoded by the coding sequence GTGAGCGACGAACACGGCACCCAGGACAGCGCGGGCCCCGCGACCGGGCCCCGCCCGGAACCCATCCGCTTCTTCGGCACGACCTGGGTCGACCACACCGACGGCTACACCCTCCGCCGTGTCGCCGCCGCCGCGGGCTCCCTCGCGGCAGCTGCCGTCTCCTGCCTCGTCCTCCGCTTCGCCTACGAGGGCCTGGCGATCGCCGACATCGGCAGCTTCGTCACCCTCCTCATGGTCGTGATGTTCGCGATCTGTAGCGCCCTGGCCTTCCGCCACACCTGGGACGGTTTCACCAAGCGCCCCGACCCCGACCGCCAGGCGTCCCTGCGCGGCCTGCTGGCCATCGGCTTCGTCGGGTCCCTCCTCGCCTACTTCTTCCGCTCCCTCACCGAGGCCCCGGGCGAGAAGCTCCACCGCGAGGAGTACGAGACGGCCCTCAAGCAGTACGAGAAGCGCACCACCCGCCGCACCGGCAACCCGTCGAAGAAGCGCCGCCGCTCCTGA
- a CDS encoding SH3 domain-containing protein, which produces MSVDRVEETEGAEHEIAVTAMAAATAVRYYSVAPGVRLNVRSGPGTTYSIVDVLPEGAEVAILCQTPGTTIAGPYGTSNIWDSIANGKYVSDAYVLTGSDGYVRPRCSV; this is translated from the coding sequence ATGTCGGTTGACCGTGTCGAAGAGACCGAGGGTGCCGAGCACGAGATCGCCGTGACGGCGATGGCCGCGGCAACGGCCGTGCGCTACTACTCGGTTGCGCCGGGGGTGCGGCTCAACGTCCGCAGCGGACCGGGCACCACCTACTCCATCGTCGACGTGCTGCCCGAGGGCGCGGAGGTCGCGATCCTGTGCCAGACGCCCGGCACGACCATCGCGGGCCCCTACGGCACGAGCAACATCTGGGACTCCATCGCCAACGGCAAGTACGTCTCGGACGCCTATGTGCTCACCGGCAGCGACGGCTACGTCCGCCCGCGCTGCTCGGTCTGA
- a CDS encoding serine/threonine-protein kinase, producing MAPQQNTGADAEAELPAYAGHYRLEARLGSGGMGVVHRARSASGMTLAVKVVHAEFARDPEFRGRFRQEISAARRVSGAFTAPVVDADPEAERPWMATLFIPGPTLADEVKRNGPMPTAQLRRLMAGLAEALRDIHRVGVVHRDLKPSNVLLAEDGPKVIDFGISRPKDSELRTETGKLIGTPPFMAPEQFRRPRAVGPAADIFALGSVMVHAATGRGPFDSDSPYVVAYQVVHDEPDLTGVPENLAALVERCLAKEPEDRPTPDELMRELRSVAASYDTQAFIPAQRTGETPAQPEPRPVESRKRRPGKGAAIGAGALGLVALAALASVQLVGDGDAGPRSSAAPATSAGFGPWAARPKGAEGGLPRCSYGGGRLLCVQTGLVAGLDPADGHVLWRHPLGDGDSPSEPPVFSGGLAHVVTHAGRRLLALDPATGATRWKLDLSAYRGFAHARGTLLLTGADGRATGVDSATGEIKWRKRLPGSADSGFASFPDSPWAYRTGRSADGTSTRVTRVDPASGEVERDDRLDGALRPVGTSDGAVFFLADGGGYGETSAVVRYDLESGAARRVPLTVPVDQAQATVRGDRVWLLGTGGSLVAVDMGAKRQLWSLETAVSQGSAPVSDGHRVYVTAPDGRLLAVSATGGRLLGQTRPRLGPHADQVTSSLPVPVLTDGHAYATAPDGTVFAVDAQAPSAW from the coding sequence ATGGCGCCACAGCAGAACACCGGAGCGGACGCGGAAGCGGAACTTCCCGCATACGCCGGTCACTATCGTCTGGAAGCACGCCTCGGGTCCGGCGGCATGGGCGTCGTGCATCGTGCGCGCAGCGCCTCGGGGATGACGCTCGCGGTGAAGGTCGTACACGCCGAATTCGCCAGGGATCCCGAGTTCAGGGGACGTTTCCGGCAGGAGATCTCCGCGGCGCGCAGGGTCAGCGGGGCGTTCACCGCGCCCGTCGTCGATGCCGATCCGGAGGCCGAACGGCCCTGGATGGCCACGCTGTTCATCCCCGGCCCGACTCTCGCCGACGAGGTCAAGCGGAACGGCCCCATGCCGACGGCCCAGTTGCGCCGGCTGATGGCGGGGCTGGCCGAGGCGCTGCGCGACATCCACCGGGTCGGTGTCGTCCACCGTGATCTCAAGCCGAGCAACGTGCTGCTCGCCGAGGACGGGCCCAAGGTCATCGACTTCGGCATTTCTCGGCCAAAGGACAGCGAACTGCGCACCGAGACGGGGAAGTTGATCGGCACGCCGCCCTTCATGGCACCCGAGCAGTTCCGGCGACCGCGGGCCGTCGGCCCCGCCGCAGACATCTTCGCGCTGGGGTCCGTGATGGTGCACGCGGCCACGGGGCGGGGGCCGTTCGACTCCGACAGCCCCTATGTCGTCGCCTACCAGGTCGTGCACGACGAGCCCGACCTGACCGGCGTACCGGAGAATCTCGCGGCGCTGGTCGAGCGGTGTCTGGCCAAGGAACCCGAGGACCGGCCCACGCCGGACGAGTTGATGCGGGAGCTGCGGTCGGTCGCGGCCTCGTACGACACCCAGGCGTTCATCCCCGCGCAGCGCACCGGCGAGACGCCCGCGCAGCCCGAACCGCGCCCCGTGGAGTCAAGGAAGCGGCGGCCGGGCAAGGGGGCGGCGATCGGGGCCGGGGCGCTGGGCCTCGTCGCGCTGGCGGCACTGGCCTCGGTCCAGCTCGTCGGCGACGGGGACGCCGGCCCGCGCAGCAGTGCGGCACCGGCCACGTCCGCCGGGTTCGGCCCGTGGGCCGCCCGGCCGAAGGGCGCGGAAGGCGGTCTGCCCCGGTGCTCGTACGGCGGCGGGCGGCTGCTGTGCGTGCAGACCGGGCTGGTCGCCGGTCTCGATCCCGCCGACGGCCATGTGCTGTGGCGGCACCCGCTCGGTGACGGCGACTCCCCCAGCGAGCCGCCGGTCTTCTCCGGCGGCCTGGCGCACGTGGTGACCCACGCGGGCCGGCGGCTGCTCGCGCTCGATCCGGCGACGGGCGCCACACGGTGGAAGCTCGACCTGTCCGCGTACCGGGGCTTCGCCCACGCCCGCGGAACGCTGCTGCTGACCGGCGCCGACGGCAGGGCCACCGGCGTCGACAGCGCGACCGGCGAGATCAAGTGGCGCAAGCGCCTGCCCGGTTCGGCCGACTCCGGCTTCGCGTCGTTCCCCGACAGCCCCTGGGCCTACCGCACCGGCAGATCCGCGGACGGAACCAGTACGCGCGTGACGAGAGTGGACCCGGCCTCGGGCGAGGTGGAGCGGGACGACCGGCTGGACGGTGCGCTGCGCCCGGTCGGCACCTCGGACGGCGCCGTCTTCTTCCTGGCCGACGGCGGCGGTTACGGCGAGACGAGCGCCGTGGTCCGGTACGACCTGGAGTCCGGGGCGGCGCGGCGCGTGCCGCTGACCGTGCCCGTGGACCAGGCGCAGGCCACCGTGCGCGGCGACCGCGTCTGGCTGCTGGGCACGGGCGGCTCGCTGGTGGCGGTCGACATGGGCGCGAAGAGGCAGCTGTGGTCGCTGGAGACGGCCGTGAGCCAGGGTTCGGCACCGGTGAGCGACGGCCACCGGGTGTATGTCACCGCCCCCGACGGCCGGCTGCTCGCCGTCTCCGCCACCGGCGGACGGCTGCTCGGGCAGACCCGGCCGCGGCTCGGACCGCACGCGGACCAGGTGACGTCGTCGCTGCCGGTCCCCGTCCTCACCGACGGCCACGCCTACGCCACCGCCCCCGACGGCACCGTCTTCGCCGTCGACGCGCAGGCCCCGTCGGCCTGGTAG
- the ilvD gene encoding dihydroxy-acid dehydratase — MPELRSRTVTHGRNMAGARALMRASGVPGADIGRKPIIAVANSFTEFVPGHTHLQPVGRIVSQAIVEAGGIPREFNTIAVDDGIAMGHGGMLYSLPSRDLIADSVEYMVEAHCADALICISNCDKITPGMLNAALRLNIPTVFVSGGPMESGRATLVDGTVRTLDLVDAISDAVNDKISDEDILRIEENACPTCGSCSGMFTANSMNCLTEAIGLSLPGNGSVLATHTARRRLYEDAARTVMDITRRYYEQDDETVLPRSIATFAAFENAMALDIAMGGSTNTILHLLAAAQEAEVPFGLDEINAVSRRVPCLAKVAPNVAKNRTYYMEDVHRAGGIPALLGELHRAGLLNEDVHSVHSPSLADWLKTWDVRGGSPSADAVELWHAAPGCVRSAEAFSQSERWDTLDEDAAGGCIRSAEHAYSKDGGLAVLKGNLAVDGCVVKTAGVDESIWTFEGPAVVCESQEEAVQKILLKEIKEGDVVVIRYEGPKGGPGMQEMLYPTSYLKGRGLGKACALVTDGRFSGGTSGLSIGHASPEAAAGGTIALVEDGDRIRIDIPGRTIDLLVDDAELARREQALGGAYVPKNRERKVSAALRAYAAMATSADKGAVRDVSKLG; from the coding sequence ATGCCCGAGCTGAGGTCCCGCACAGTCACCCACGGCCGCAACATGGCGGGCGCACGCGCCCTTATGCGCGCCTCCGGTGTACCCGGTGCGGACATCGGCCGCAAGCCGATCATCGCCGTCGCGAACTCCTTCACCGAGTTCGTTCCGGGCCACACCCACCTCCAGCCGGTCGGCCGGATCGTCTCCCAGGCGATCGTCGAGGCCGGCGGCATCCCGCGCGAGTTCAACACGATCGCGGTGGACGACGGCATCGCGATGGGCCACGGCGGAATGCTGTACTCCCTCCCCTCCCGCGACCTGATCGCGGACTCGGTCGAGTACATGGTCGAGGCCCACTGCGCCGACGCCCTGATCTGCATCTCCAACTGCGACAAGATCACGCCGGGCATGCTCAACGCGGCCCTGCGCCTGAACATCCCGACGGTCTTCGTCTCCGGCGGCCCGATGGAGTCCGGCCGCGCCACGCTGGTGGACGGCACGGTCCGCACGCTCGACCTGGTCGACGCGATCTCCGACGCCGTGAACGACAAGATCTCGGACGAGGACATCCTCCGTATCGAGGAGAACGCCTGCCCCACCTGCGGCAGCTGTTCCGGCATGTTCACCGCCAACTCGATGAACTGTCTGACGGAGGCCATCGGCCTCTCGCTCCCCGGCAACGGCTCGGTCCTGGCCACGCACACGGCCCGCCGCCGGCTGTACGAGGACGCGGCCCGCACGGTCATGGACATCACCCGGCGCTACTACGAGCAGGACGACGAGACGGTCCTGCCGCGTTCGATCGCCACCTTCGCGGCCTTCGAGAACGCGATGGCGCTCGACATCGCCATGGGCGGCTCGACCAACACGATCCTGCATCTGCTGGCCGCGGCCCAGGAGGCCGAGGTCCCCTTCGGCCTGGACGAGATCAACGCGGTCTCGCGCCGCGTGCCCTGCCTGGCCAAGGTCGCCCCGAACGTGGCGAAGAACCGCACGTACTACATGGAGGACGTGCACCGCGCGGGCGGCATCCCGGCCCTGCTGGGCGAACTGCACCGCGCCGGCCTCCTGAACGAGGACGTCCATTCGGTCCACAGCCCGTCCCTGGCGGACTGGCTGAAGACCTGGGACGTCCGCGGCGGCTCCCCTTCCGCCGATGCGGTGGAACTGTGGCACGCGGCCCCGGGCTGCGTCCGCTCCGCCGAGGCCTTCTCCCAGTCCGAGCGCTGGGACACGCTGGACGAGGACGCGGCGGGCGGCTGCATCCGCTCCGCCGAACACGCCTACTCCAAGGACGGCGGCCTCGCGGTCCTCAAGGGCAACCTCGCGGTCGACGGCTGTGTCGTGAAGACGGCCGGCGTCGACGAGTCCATCTGGACCTTCGAGGGCCCGGCGGTCGTCTGCGAGTCGCAGGAAGAGGCCGTCCAGAAGATCCTCCTGAAGGAGATCAAGGAGGGCGACGTGGTGGTCATCCGCTACGAGGGCCCCAAGGGCGGCCCGGGCATGCAGGAGATGCTCTACCCGACCTCGTACCTGAAGGGCCGCGGCCTCGGCAAGGCCTGCGCGCTCGTCACCGACGGCCGCTTCTCCGGCGGCACCTCGGGCCTGTCGATCGGCCACGCCTCCCCCGAGGCGGCCGCCGGCGGCACCATCGCCCTCGTCGAGGACGGCGACCGCATCCGCATCGACATCCCGGGCCGCACGATCGACCTCCTCGTCGACGACGCGGAGCTGGCCCGCCGTGAGCAGGCGCTGGGCGGGGCGTACGTCCCCAAGAACCGCGAGCGCAAGGTCTCGGCCGCACTCCGCGCTTACGCGGCGATGGCCACGAGTGCGGACAAGGGCGCGGTGCGGGACGTGTCGAAGCTGGGCTGA
- a CDS encoding TetR/AcrR family transcriptional regulator, with protein MSGVTAAGEGSSSRRRGRPPRTESAGTRDRILAAAREEFSERGYEKTSVRGIAKAAGVDSALVHHYFGTKEQVFEAAVEVAFAPALIVRDTVLEGPLDDVGERMTRVIFGLWENPVTRKPLLAIVRSAVNNEAAATVFRRLVSAQLLRRIAGELDAPDAELRAELAAAQLVGIAMLRYVIKVEPLASADVEQIIARVAPVVQGHLTNP; from the coding sequence ATGAGCGGCGTGACGGCGGCCGGAGAGGGATCCTCCTCGCGACGCCGGGGCCGACCTCCTCGTACGGAATCCGCCGGAACCCGCGACCGCATCCTGGCCGCCGCCCGCGAGGAGTTCTCCGAGCGCGGGTACGAGAAGACGTCGGTGCGCGGCATCGCCAAGGCCGCCGGGGTCGACTCGGCCCTGGTCCACCACTACTTCGGCACCAAGGAGCAGGTCTTCGAGGCGGCCGTGGAGGTGGCCTTCGCGCCGGCGCTGATCGTGCGGGACACCGTGCTCGAAGGGCCGCTCGACGACGTCGGCGAGCGGATGACCCGGGTGATCTTCGGGCTCTGGGAGAACCCCGTGACCCGCAAGCCGCTGCTCGCGATCGTCCGGTCGGCGGTGAACAACGAGGCCGCCGCCACCGTCTTTCGCCGCCTGGTCTCCGCGCAGCTGCTGCGCCGCATCGCCGGTGAGCTCGACGCCCCGGACGCGGAACTGCGCGCCGAGCTGGCCGCCGCACAGCTGGTCGGGATCGCGATGCTCCGGTACGTGATCAAGGTGGAGCCGCTGGCCTCGGCGGACGTGGAGCAGATCATCGCCCGGGTGGCGCCGGTGGTGCAGGGGCATCTGACCAACCCCTGA
- a CDS encoding sugar phosphate isomerase/epimerase family protein, whose amino-acid sequence MAEPVVRIPDAKVALSTASVYPESTATAFEIAARLGYDGVEVMVWTDPVSQDIEALRRLSDYHQIPILAVHAPCLLITQRVWSTDPWVKLQRAQAAAEKLGASTVVVHPPFRWQRQYARDFVEGIWRMANETDVRFAVENMYPWRYRDREMLAYAPDWDVTKEDYRHFTIDLSHSATARSDAMEMVGRMGDRLGHVHLADGRGSAKDEHLVPGRGTQPCAELLERLALTGFDGHVVIEVNTRRAMSSAEREADLAEALAFTRLHLASAVKVPRR is encoded by the coding sequence GTGGCAGAACCAGTCGTACGGATCCCGGATGCGAAGGTGGCGCTCTCCACGGCCTCCGTCTACCCGGAGTCCACGGCGACGGCCTTCGAGATCGCCGCACGCCTCGGCTACGACGGCGTAGAGGTCATGGTGTGGACCGACCCCGTCAGCCAGGACATCGAAGCCCTGCGCAGGCTGAGCGACTACCACCAGATCCCGATCCTCGCCGTGCACGCCCCCTGCCTGCTCATCACCCAGCGCGTCTGGTCCACCGACCCCTGGGTCAAGCTCCAGCGCGCCCAGGCCGCCGCCGAGAAGCTGGGCGCGAGCACGGTAGTCGTCCACCCCCCGTTCCGCTGGCAGCGCCAGTACGCCCGCGACTTCGTCGAGGGGATCTGGCGGATGGCCAACGAGACGGACGTACGGTTCGCCGTCGAGAACATGTACCCCTGGCGCTACCGCGACCGCGAGATGCTCGCGTACGCCCCCGACTGGGACGTCACCAAAGAGGACTACCGGCACTTCACGATCGACCTCAGCCATTCCGCGACGGCCCGTTCCGACGCGATGGAGATGGTCGGCCGCATGGGCGACCGCCTCGGCCATGTCCACCTCGCCGACGGGCGCGGCTCGGCGAAGGACGAGCACCTCGTCCCCGGGCGCGGCACCCAGCCCTGCGCCGAGCTGCTGGAACGTCTCGCCCTGACCGGCTTCGACGGCCATGTCGTCATCGAGGTCAACACCCGGCGCGCGATGTCCAGCGCCGAACGTGAGGCCGATCTGGCGGAGGCGCTGGCGTTCACCCGGCTCCATCTGGCGTCGGCGGTGAAGGTGCCCCGGCGATGA
- a CDS encoding Ppx/GppA phosphatase family protein, translating into MRLGVLDVGSNTVHLLVVDAHPGARPLPAHSHKVELRLAQLLDEAGAVSPEGVDRLIAVVKEALQAAEDKGVEDLLPFATSAVREASNADDVLARVHTETGVELQVLSGAEEARLTFLAARRWFGWSAGKLLVLDIGGGSLEIAYGIDEEPDAAVSLPLGAGRLTAGWLPGDPPDPEAIRALRRHVRAQIARTVGEFARFGAPDHVVATSKTFKQLARLAGAARSAEGLYVQRELKRESLEAWVPQLAGMTEAQRSELPGVSEGRAGQLLAGALVAEGAMDLFGVEKLEICPWALREGVILRRLDHMGSV; encoded by the coding sequence ATGAGACTCGGTGTCCTCGACGTGGGATCGAACACGGTGCATCTGCTGGTGGTGGATGCACACCCTGGCGCGCGCCCGCTGCCCGCGCACTCGCACAAGGTGGAGCTGCGCCTGGCCCAACTCCTCGACGAGGCCGGGGCCGTGAGCCCCGAAGGGGTCGACCGACTCATAGCGGTCGTCAAGGAGGCCCTCCAGGCCGCCGAGGACAAGGGCGTCGAGGATCTCCTGCCGTTCGCCACCTCCGCCGTGCGCGAGGCCAGCAACGCCGACGACGTCCTCGCGCGCGTGCACACCGAGACCGGCGTCGAGCTCCAGGTCCTCAGCGGCGCCGAAGAAGCCCGTCTCACCTTCCTCGCCGCCCGCCGCTGGTTCGGCTGGTCGGCCGGGAAGCTGCTCGTCCTCGACATCGGAGGCGGCAGCCTGGAGATCGCGTACGGCATCGACGAGGAGCCCGACGCGGCGGTCTCGCTGCCGCTCGGCGCCGGCCGCCTCACCGCCGGCTGGCTCCCGGGCGACCCGCCGGACCCGGAGGCGATCAGGGCCCTACGACGTCATGTCCGCGCCCAGATCGCCCGCACGGTCGGCGAGTTCGCCCGCTTCGGCGCCCCCGACCACGTCGTCGCCACCTCCAAGACCTTCAAGCAGCTGGCCCGCCTCGCCGGCGCCGCCCGCTCCGCCGAGGGCCTCTATGTCCAGCGTGAGCTGAAGCGTGAGTCCCTGGAGGCGTGGGTACCCCAGCTGGCAGGCATGACGGAGGCGCAGCGCAGCGAGCTGCCGGGGGTCTCGGAGGGCCGTGCCGGACAGCTCCTCGCGGGCGCCCTGGTGGCGGAGGGCGCGATGGACCTGTTCGGCGTGGAGAAGCTGGAGATCTGCCCCTGGGCGCTCAGGGAGGGCGTCATCCTGCGGCGACTTGATCACATGGGCTCGGTGTAG